A single window of Marinitoga hydrogenitolerans DSM 16785 DNA harbors:
- a CDS encoding aminotransferase-like domain-containing protein, protein MNFESKFSVTVNRIKSNIIRELLKTATAEGIISFGGGIPDPETFPIKKLSEISNEVIMNEYKIALQYGSTEGDPELRKQYIRLLEKYEDITCLDEENLMITTGSQQALFIIGTVFLDEDSYCAVSKPIYLGAGSAFNQRNPNYISIPLEKDGMNLDILEKELKKLDEEGKIDKFKFVYTVSNFHNPAGITLTLEKRKRLIELAEKYDFIIIEDDPYGALRFEGEKMPSIFKLNKGERVILLNTFSKVLSPGLRIGVIVGNKELIKKMVLAKQGMDLCSSTLTQRITARFMEKYDLFEEIQPTIKLYKEKKDKFMESLEKYLGDLEEVDWVRPEGGLFSWITLPEGFDTMEMFEIAKEKKIIYIPGETFYVDEPERNTMRVSFCLPSFEDLEEGSKRLRATIEEYAKKKGLPLKIK, encoded by the coding sequence GTGAATTTTGAAAGTAAATTTTCTGTAACGGTTAATAGAATAAAATCTAACATTATCAGAGAATTGTTAAAAACAGCTACAGCAGAAGGAATAATATCCTTTGGTGGTGGAATACCTGACCCAGAAACTTTTCCTATAAAGAAATTATCTGAAATTTCAAATGAAGTTATAATGAATGAATATAAAATCGCTTTACAATATGGTTCTACAGAAGGCGATCCAGAATTAAGAAAGCAATATATTAGATTGCTAGAAAAATATGAAGATATTACCTGTTTAGATGAAGAAAATTTAATGATTACTACAGGTTCTCAACAAGCTTTATTTATTATAGGAACAGTTTTTTTAGATGAAGATAGTTATTGCGCTGTTAGCAAACCTATATATTTAGGAGCAGGTAGTGCTTTTAATCAAAGAAATCCTAACTACATCAGTATTCCATTAGAAAAAGATGGAATGAATCTTGACATTTTAGAAAAAGAATTAAAGAAACTTGATGAAGAAGGAAAAATAGATAAATTTAAATTTGTATATACTGTAAGTAATTTCCATAATCCTGCAGGTATAACTTTAACTTTAGAAAAAAGAAAAAGATTAATAGAATTAGCAGAAAAATACGATTTCATAATTATCGAAGATGATCCTTATGGTGCATTAAGATTTGAAGGAGAAAAAATGCCAAGTATTTTCAAGTTAAACAAAGGCGAAAGAGTAATTTTATTAAATACTTTTAGTAAAGTTTTATCACCAGGTTTAAGAATCGGTGTAATAGTTGGAAATAAAGAATTGATTAAAAAGATGGTTTTGGCAAAACAAGGCATGGACTTATGTTCTTCAACTTTAACTCAAAGAATTACTGCAAGATTTATGGAAAAATATGATTTATTTGAAGAAATACAACCAACAATAAAATTATATAAAGAGAAAAAAGATAAATTTATGGAATCATTAGAAAAATATTTAGGAGATCTCGAAGAAGTAGATTGGGTTAGACCCGAAGGAGGTTTATTCTCGTGGATTACTCTTCCAGAAGGTTTTGACACAATGGAAATGTTTGAAATTGCTAAAGAAAAGAAAATAATTTATATTCCTGGTGAAACATTTTATGTAGATGAGCCTGAACGAAATACAATGAGAGTTTCCTTCTGCTTACCTTCATTCGAAGATTTAGAAGAAGGTTCTAAGAGATTACGTGCTACTATTGAAGAATATGCGAAGAAAAAAGGACTACCTTTGAAAATAAAATAA
- the lptB gene encoding LPS export ABC transporter ATP-binding protein produces the protein MHKLVCKKITKKYGRKTVLNNVDFEASIGKIVGILGPNGAGKSTLFKSILGIVVPKSGDIFLDNKKITHLPVHVRAKEGIAYLPQEPSVFRNLTVWDNMDLIATMLKIENKEGFIKSILEEFGIYDLKNQIADSLSGGEKRRLEFARTLLTNPKFILLDEPFVGIDPITVKDIQKIIKSLSNKQLGVIVTDHNVDEIAEVVDILYVLHKGEVIAYGEPEIVLKDRAVIENYLGW, from the coding sequence ATGCATAAATTAGTTTGTAAAAAAATAACAAAAAAATATGGAAGAAAAACAGTTTTAAATAATGTAGATTTTGAGGCCAGCATCGGTAAAATTGTTGGGATCTTAGGTCCCAATGGTGCTGGTAAATCTACGTTATTTAAATCAATTTTAGGAATTGTTGTTCCAAAAAGTGGAGATATTTTTCTCGATAATAAAAAAATTACGCATTTACCTGTTCATGTAAGAGCTAAGGAAGGTATTGCCTATCTTCCACAAGAACCATCTGTTTTTAGAAATTTGACTGTGTGGGATAATATGGATTTAATAGCAACAATGTTAAAAATTGAAAACAAAGAAGGTTTTATAAAAAGTATTTTAGAAGAATTTGGAATATATGATTTAAAGAATCAAATAGCAGATTCCCTTTCTGGAGGGGAAAAAAGAAGACTGGAATTTGCAAGAACGTTGCTTACAAATCCAAAATTTATTTTATTAGATGAACCTTTTGTGGGAATTGATCCAATAACTGTAAAAGATATACAAAAAATAATAAAATCTCTTTCTAATAAACAATTAGGAGTCATTGTGACAGATCATAATGTTGATGAAATAGCAGAAGTTGTTGATATTTTATATGTGTTGCATAAAGGTGAAGTTATTGCTTATGG
- the glyA gene encoding serine hydroxymethyltransferase — translation MWENLKMVDPEIHEIVMKELNRQEYGLELIASENFASQAVMEAMGSVLTNKYAEGYPKKRYYGGCEFVDEAETLARNRAKELFGAKYANVQPHSGSQANMGVYLALMETGETLMGMSLSHGGHLTHGASVNFSGKIFNVIQYGVDEETEVIDYDEVEKLALEHKPKIIVAGGSAYARIIDFKKFREIADKVGAYLVVDMSHFAGLVAAGLYPNPLEYAHVVTTTTHKTLRGPRGGMILTNDKELYKLINKSIFPGIQGGPLMHVIAAKAVAFKEALTPEFKEYQAQVIKNAKKLAEEMERVGFRIVSGGTDSHLFLVDLNEKGVTGKAAEKALEASGITVNKNTIPKETKSPFVTSGIRIGTPAVTTRGMKEDEMKIIAELINEVIMNIKDENGTLDEDFKIDIKDKVKKLCEKFPLYKGKIF, via the coding sequence ATGTGGGAAAATTTAAAGATGGTTGACCCTGAAATCCATGAAATTGTCATGAAAGAATTAAACAGACAGGAATACGGATTGGAACTAATAGCTTCAGAAAATTTTGCATCTCAAGCTGTAATGGAAGCAATGGGGAGTGTGTTGACAAATAAATATGCAGAAGGTTATCCTAAAAAAAGATATTATGGTGGATGTGAATTTGTTGATGAAGCAGAAACTTTAGCTAGAAATAGGGCTAAAGAATTATTTGGAGCTAAATATGCAAATGTTCAACCACATTCTGGTTCTCAAGCGAATATGGGAGTGTATTTGGCATTAATGGAGACAGGAGAAACGTTAATGGGTATGTCTTTAAGTCATGGTGGTCATTTAACTCACGGTGCATCGGTAAACTTCTCTGGAAAAATTTTTAATGTTATACAATATGGAGTTGATGAAGAAACTGAAGTTATAGATTATGATGAGGTTGAAAAATTAGCTTTGGAGCATAAACCTAAAATTATTGTTGCAGGAGGAAGTGCTTATGCAAGAATTATAGATTTTAAAAAATTTAGAGAAATTGCCGATAAAGTTGGAGCTTATTTAGTTGTTGATATGTCACATTTTGCAGGATTAGTTGCAGCAGGGTTATATCCAAATCCTTTAGAATATGCACATGTAGTAACAACAACGACACATAAAACTTTAAGAGGTCCAAGAGGTGGAATGATTTTAACAAATGATAAAGAATTATATAAATTGATTAATAAAAGTATATTCCCAGGGATTCAAGGAGGTCCTTTAATGCATGTAATTGCAGCAAAAGCTGTAGCATTTAAAGAAGCATTAACTCCAGAATTTAAAGAATATCAGGCTCAAGTTATAAAAAATGCTAAAAAATTAGCTGAAGAAATGGAAAGAGTCGGATTTAGGATAGTTTCTGGAGGCACAGATTCACATTTGTTTTTAGTTGATCTAAATGAAAAAGGTGTAACAGGTAAAGCTGCAGAAAAGGCTTTAGAGGCATCTGGTATAACTGTAAACAAAAACACAATACCTAAAGAAACAAAATCGCCATTTGTTACAAGTGGTATTAGAATTGGAACACCTGCTGTTACTACAAGAGGAATGAAAGAAGATGAAATGAAAATTATAGCTGAACTAATAAATGAGGTTATTATGAATATTAAAGATGAAAATGGAACGTTAGATGAAGATTTTAAAATCGATATTAAAGATAAAGTTAAAAAACTCTGCGAAAAATTCCCTTTATATAAAGGAAAAATATTCTAA
- the buk gene encoding butyrate kinase, whose translation MKRILVINPGSTSTKIAVFEDDKLIVTEEITHSTKELDKYEKLMDQIDLRRREIIDFIEKYGYKMTDFNAIAARGGILPPLESGTYKVTEEMVDYLKNKTKIEHASNLAAVIGWELSEKNIPVFITDPVSVDEFIPESRISGIPEIERKSLFHALNMKSVARKAAKELNKKYEDCNFVIAHLGGGISVGAQRKGKMIDVNNANDEGPFSPERSGELPVGDLTKIAFSGKYNKRELKKRYVGKGGLVAYLNTNDLRVAIKKAEKDKYAKLVVEAMAYQIAKEIGGMSAILKGEVDAIIITGGMARNEKFIEMIKQRISKIALIMLYPGSFEMEALAEGALRVLNDVEKAKEWKL comes from the coding sequence ATGAAACGTATTTTAGTAATAAATCCAGGTTCAACATCAACCAAAATTGCTGTTTTTGAAGATGACAAATTAATTGTAACTGAAGAAATCACTCATTCCACAAAAGAATTAGATAAATATGAAAAGTTAATGGATCAAATAGATTTAAGGAGAAGAGAAATAATAGACTTTATTGAGAAATATGGATATAAAATGACTGATTTTAATGCTATAGCTGCCAGAGGAGGTATATTACCCCCTTTAGAAAGTGGCACTTACAAAGTGACCGAAGAAATGGTTGATTATTTAAAAAATAAAACAAAAATAGAGCACGCATCTAATTTAGCAGCTGTAATTGGATGGGAATTATCAGAAAAAAACATACCTGTTTTTATTACAGATCCTGTTTCTGTTGATGAATTTATTCCTGAATCAAGAATTTCAGGAATACCTGAAATTGAAAGGAAAAGTCTATTTCACGCGCTGAACATGAAAAGTGTTGCAAGAAAAGCTGCTAAAGAATTAAACAAAAAATATGAAGATTGCAATTTTGTAATTGCTCATTTAGGCGGCGGAATTTCTGTTGGCGCTCAAAGAAAAGGAAAAATGATTGACGTTAATAATGCTAATGATGAGGGACCTTTTAGTCCTGAAAGAAGTGGTGAATTACCAGTAGGAGATTTAACAAAAATTGCTTTCTCTGGAAAATATAATAAAAGAGAATTGAAAAAGAGATATGTTGGTAAAGGTGGTTTAGTTGCTTATCTTAATACTAATGATTTAAGAGTTGCTATAAAAAAAGCAGAAAAAGATAAATATGCAAAACTTGTTGTAGAAGCAATGGCATATCAAATAGCTAAAGAAATAGGTGGTATGTCAGCAATATTAAAAGGGGAAGTCGATGCTATTATAATAACTGGCGGTATGGCCAGAAATGAAAAGTTTATAGAAATGATTAAACAAAGAATTTCAAAAATCGCTTTAATAATGCTTTATCCTGGTTCATTCGAAATGGAAGCTTTAGCTGAAGGAGCTTTAAGAGTTTTAAATGATGTAGAAAAAGCAAAAGAATGGAAATTGTGA
- the buk gene encoding butyrate kinase, whose protein sequence is MNRILVINPGSTSTKLAIYDDEKLVSKDTVRHSSEELAPFKRMAEQYEFRKDVIKKFLEKSGYPLSTFSAIVGRGGLLRPIPGGVYKINELMKEELREGKYGEHASNLGALIAHELASEYNIPSFIADPVVVDEMEDIARFSGHPDFERKSIFHALNQKAVARLIAEKMNKKYNEVNLIVVHMGGGISIGAHKKGKVVDVNNALDGDGPFTPERSGTLPMTQIIDLVYSNKITFDEMKKRIKGKGGLVAYLDTNDALEVQKRVESGDEYATLIYKAMALQISKWIGKMATALNFEVDGIILTGGLAYDKNNMIKWLTEHTQFIAPIYIVPGGDEEKALAEAALRVLRGEETPKNYPPMEEHYA, encoded by the coding sequence ATGAATAGAATTTTAGTTATAAACCCAGGTTCAACATCAACAAAACTCGCAATTTACGATGATGAGAAATTGGTTTCAAAAGATACTGTAAGACATTCTTCGGAAGAATTAGCTCCTTTTAAGCGCATGGCAGAACAATATGAATTTAGAAAAGATGTTATTAAAAAATTTTTAGAAAAATCAGGTTATCCACTTTCAACTTTTTCAGCTATAGTAGGAAGAGGTGGTTTATTGAGACCTATTCCTGGTGGTGTATATAAAATTAATGAATTAATGAAAGAAGAATTAAGAGAAGGAAAATATGGCGAACACGCTTCAAATTTAGGTGCTTTAATCGCACATGAATTAGCCTCAGAATATAACATTCCTTCTTTTATAGCTGATCCTGTAGTTGTTGATGAAATGGAAGATATTGCAAGATTTTCAGGTCATCCTGATTTTGAAAGAAAATCTATTTTCCATGCATTAAATCAAAAAGCTGTCGCAAGACTAATTGCAGAAAAAATGAATAAAAAATATAACGAGGTAAATCTAATAGTTGTTCATATGGGTGGAGGTATTTCTATAGGTGCTCATAAAAAAGGAAAGGTTGTAGATGTAAATAACGCTCTTGATGGCGACGGTCCTTTTACCCCTGAAAGGTCTGGAACATTACCAATGACACAAATAATAGATTTAGTTTATTCTAATAAAATCACATTTGATGAAATGAAAAAGAGAATAAAAGGAAAAGGTGGTTTAGTTGCTTATCTGGATACTAATGATGCATTAGAAGTTCAAAAAAGAGTAGAATCTGGAGATGAATATGCTACCTTGATTTATAAAGCTATGGCTTTACAAATTTCCAAATGGATTGGGAAAATGGCTACTGCTTTAAATTTTGAAGTTGATGGAATAATTTTAACCGGTGGATTAGCTTACGATAAAAACAATATGATTAAATGGCTTACTGAACATACACAATTTATAGCACCTATATATATTGTTCCTGGTGGAGATGAAGAAAAAGCATTAGCCGAAGCTGCCCTGAGAGTATTGCGCGGTGAAGAAACACCTAAAAATTATCCACCTATGGAGGAACATTATGCTTGA
- a CDS encoding bifunctional enoyl-CoA hydratase/phosphate acetyltransferase, producing MRINKIIEISKQLERKKTIGVAAAEDDVVLKAVSKAVDEGICNAILYGNENKIKEIAKKNNIDISKMELIHCNSNKEAVVKTIEDVSSGKTDLPMKGHITTGELLSVYLKEEYGLRTKSTINLVSVFDIEKYHKLLIITDAGMVIAPTLEQKIDSINNAVKVANSLGIKEPKVAIVGALEKVNSKMPATIDAAIITQMNRRGQIKGCLVDGPFAMDNAISKEAAEHKGIKSDVAGDADIIIMPDIEAGNIFYKSMVFLSGAGVASTILGGKTPVVLTSRADSDDAKLLSIALSVLLA from the coding sequence ATGAGAATAAATAAAATTATCGAAATATCAAAACAATTAGAAAGAAAGAAAACTATAGGCGTTGCCGCTGCAGAAGATGATGTTGTTTTAAAAGCAGTATCTAAAGCTGTTGACGAAGGAATTTGTAATGCTATTTTATACGGAAATGAAAATAAAATAAAAGAAATTGCTAAAAAGAATAATATAGATATTTCAAAAATGGAATTGATTCACTGCAATTCAAATAAAGAAGCTGTTGTAAAAACAATAGAAGATGTATCCAGTGGAAAAACTGATTTACCTATGAAAGGACATATTACTACTGGTGAATTATTGTCTGTATATTTAAAGGAAGAATATGGATTAAGAACGAAAAGCACAATTAATCTAGTAAGTGTTTTTGATATTGAAAAATATCATAAATTGCTAATTATAACTGACGCTGGTATGGTTATTGCTCCTACACTTGAACAAAAAATAGATTCGATAAATAATGCTGTAAAAGTTGCAAACTCATTAGGTATTAAAGAACCTAAAGTTGCTATTGTTGGAGCTTTAGAAAAAGTAAATTCAAAAATGCCTGCAACAATAGATGCTGCTATTATTACGCAGATGAATAGAAGAGGTCAAATAAAAGGGTGTTTGGTTGATGGCCCATTTGCGATGGATAATGCAATTTCCAAAGAAGCGGCAGAACACAAAGGTATAAAAAGCGACGTAGCTGGAGATGCTGATATTATCATAATGCCTGATATTGAGGCAGGAAACATCTTTTATAAATCAATGGTATTTTTATCCGGTGCCGGTGTTGCAAGTACGATTTTAGGTGGTAAAACACCTGTTGTTTTAACTTCAAGAGCAGATTCTGATGATGCAAAATTATTATCAATTGCATTATCTGTACTCTTGGCTTAG
- a CDS encoding OmpH family outer membrane protein — translation MKNFSKFFVVAVVLLAFLIIPKVGISEESKKTGKDLKIAFVQMEKVTQNYYKWVDLQEKYKNDLQYYQNKINQMQQDFENLKKSGASQEVLTQKQQELQVRVSEYQKAIQDEYTQKTNKILDEVKNKVIEYAKENGYNLVLYEPSVIYADELVDITAQIIEMLKK, via the coding sequence GTGAAGAATTTTTCAAAGTTTTTTGTTGTGGCAGTTGTTCTTTTAGCATTTTTGATTATTCCTAAAGTTGGTATTTCAGAAGAATCAAAAAAAACAGGTAAAGATTTAAAGATTGCTTTTGTTCAAATGGAGAAAGTAACCCAGAATTATTATAAATGGGTTGATTTACAGGAAAAATATAAAAATGATCTTCAATATTATCAAAACAAAATTAATCAAATGCAACAGGATTTCGAAAATCTAAAAAAGTCTGGAGCTTCTCAAGAGGTTTTAACTCAAAAACAACAAGAATTACAAGTAAGAGTTTCTGAATATCAAAAGGCAATTCAGGATGAATACACACAAAAGACAAATAAAATATTAGATGAAGTAAAAAACAAAGTTATAGAATATGCAAAAGAAAATGGTTATAATTTAGTTCTTTATGAACCATCTGTAATATATGCTGATGAATTAGTAGATATAACTGCACAAATAATAGAAATGTTGAAAAAATAG